The DNA window ACATTCGGCTTATCGAGCCTGCGGACGGCGTGCATGACATCGACTGCAAGGTGCCGGGCTTCGGTGCCATGCTGCTCAAGACCTCCATCGTCAAGAAAGGCTGATCCGCAGGCGTTCGGGGCATGGTCCCGCCGTCTTCCCAACACCCGGAGGAAACATGCGGCTTTCGGTTCTCGTGGACAACAATACGCTCATCGACAGGTACTTTCTGGGCGAACCCGGATTGAGTTTTCATGTGGAGGATTGCGGCAGGAACGTCCTGTTCGACGCCGGATACAGCGACGCCTTTCTGCGCAATGCCCCGAGAATGGGCATTGACCTGCGGCAGTTGAATGCGGTGGTGCTCTCCCATTCGCATGTTGACCACAGCTGGGGCCTTGCTCCCCTGTTTCGCATGTTTACGGAGTCCATGATCGAAGGACTGGCGTGCCCCCGGCCCGAATTCGTGGCGCATCCCGAGGTTTTTCTGAGCCGCCATGTGGACGGGCTGCCCGAGATCGGGTCCTTTTTGCAGCAGGATGCGGTGAGCCGTTTTTGCGACATGAATCTGTCCCGCGAGCCGGTCTGGCTCACGGATGATCTGGTGTTTCTGGGCGAGATTCCGCGCAACAACGATTTCGAGTCCCTTGAGCCGCTGGGAACGGTGCGGCATCCGGACGGCGAGCGCGACTGTTTTGTGCGCGAGGATTCGGCCATGGCCTGCCGGACCGATGACGGCCTTGTGGTCATCACGGGCTGCTCGCACGCGGGCATCTGCAACATCATTGAACACGCCCGCGCCGTGTGTGGCGAACAGCGCGTTCGTGACGTGATCGGGGGCTTTCATCTCCAGAACCCGCCCGAGCGCCAGATGCAGGGCACCATGGATTATTTCGAAGCTCTGCGGGCTGAACGGGTGTTTGCCTGCCATTGCACGGATCTGGCCTCCAAAATCCGGCTCGCGCGGGTCGCGAACCTGTGCGAGGCGGGCGTTGGGTTGCAGTTGGAGTACTGAGGCGGGCATGGGGCGTGCCGTCTGAATGCGACAATGCCGTGAGAATCGGTTTTTCCCTTTTGCTTTTTGGCCGTTCGATGCTAGATGCTCGGCAGGCTCGTGTGTCTGCACCATAAACCACAAGGAAAATCCATATGAAATCATTTCTGAAAGTATTGATGCTTCTGGTGGCCGTGTCTTTTGCCGCTCATCCGGCCTGTGCGGACGACTATTCCGAAACAAAGAGGATGTTTGCGGACGCCGGGGCCTCGAACATGTTTGATTCCGCATACGGCTACGCCCTGTTCCCGACCATCGGCAAGGGCGGCTTCATCGTGGGCGGCGCCTATGGCGAAGGCCGCGTTTATGAGCAGGGCAAATACATTGGCGACACGTCCATGACGCAGGCCACCATCGGATTCCAACTCGGCGGCACCGGCTACAGCCAGGTGGTGTTCTTCGAGGACAAGCGCGCCCTGCGTGAATTCACCAGCGGCAATTTCGAATTCGGGGCCGAGGCGCAGGCAACGGTGATCACGGCTTCGGCGGGCGCTTCCGCCAACACCAGCGGCAGCTCGGCCACGGCCAGCGGCGGCAAGAACAACGCCAGCACCGGCGGCAACGGCTATACGAACGGCATGGCCACCTTTGCCATCACCAAGGGCGGCCTCATGTACGAGGCCAGCATCGGCGGCCAGAAGTTCAGTTTTGAGCCGAAGTAGCCATTGAACCGGGCCTTGTCCACAGCAAATAAAAGCCCCTGCGCAAAGTGCGCAGGGGCTTTTTCATGGATATTGATTTACCTGGCGGCCAGAGGCTGGTGGCCAGTGTAAGCCGTTGGTTGCACATTGGTTTTGAAGACCAAGATATGTCCGGCTATTTCCCGTAAAGCTCCAGAAAGGAATGCTGACCGTTTTTTTCGCCGTTGATGAACAGTTGGATGTTCTTTTTGATCTCGTCGCGGATGGCGCGTACCTGATTCAGCTGTTCCTCGTGGCTGCCCTGCACGGTGGCCGGGTCCGCGAACGGAATGTGCAGGCGGTGGACCATACCCGGGAAGACCGGACATTGGCCGTCGCTTTCTTCGCATACGGTGATCACGTATGTATAGAGCCTGCCCTGTTTGTAGAGGTCGAATACCGATTGGGTGGGCTTGTCCGAGAGGTCGATGTTTTCCTCTTTTATGACTTCGAT is part of the Pseudodesulfovibrio senegalensis genome and encodes:
- a CDS encoding arsenate reductase ArsC translates to MEKVLFICVHNSARSQMAEAYLKELGSDVFEVESAGFEPTEINPLVIEVIKEENIDLSDKPTQSVFDLYKQGRLYTYVITVCEESDGQCPVFPGMVHRLHIPFADPATVQGSHEEQLNQVRAIRDEIKKNIQLFINGEKNGQHSFLELYGK
- a CDS encoding MBL fold metallo-hydrolase, which encodes MRLSVLVDNNTLIDRYFLGEPGLSFHVEDCGRNVLFDAGYSDAFLRNAPRMGIDLRQLNAVVLSHSHVDHSWGLAPLFRMFTESMIEGLACPRPEFVAHPEVFLSRHVDGLPEIGSFLQQDAVSRFCDMNLSREPVWLTDDLVFLGEIPRNNDFESLEPLGTVRHPDGERDCFVREDSAMACRTDDGLVVITGCSHAGICNIIEHARAVCGEQRVRDVIGGFHLQNPPERQMQGTMDYFEALRAERVFACHCTDLASKIRLARVANLCEAGVGLQLEY
- a CDS encoding YSC84-related protein translates to MKSFLKVLMLLVAVSFAAHPACADDYSETKRMFADAGASNMFDSAYGYALFPTIGKGGFIVGGAYGEGRVYEQGKYIGDTSMTQATIGFQLGGTGYSQVVFFEDKRALREFTSGNFEFGAEAQATVITASAGASANTSGSSATASGGKNNASTGGNGYTNGMATFAITKGGLMYEASIGGQKFSFEPK